The following proteins come from a genomic window of Sebastes fasciatus isolate fSebFas1 chromosome 6, fSebFas1.pri, whole genome shotgun sequence:
- the LOC141769836 gene encoding somatomedin-B and thrombospondin type-1 domain-containing protein isoform X1 produces MGAHHGWSSARLGFVLCGYFIAFFLRAEAGCRERESPNCCTGRNNECFEYSKRKTVCYCDTYCQKTGDCCEDYQRVCQISAAIDCVVGSWGPWSSCTSPCGVGSTERSRQVSVPPRNGGTPCPDLKQRRGCFGNNAICSTAKEVAKILPDSFKRNFKDPWRRPHMLMKEEKPSYCVYLRMKQASAACKLKLWSAQLVRERLVCAECQSDAMSKSDRCGGDGLESTRTFWAAASVPGCHGSWMRESSSKGCRCPPYSLLFV; encoded by the exons ATGGGAGCGCATCATGGATGGAGCTCAGCGCGTCTCGGGTTCGTCCTCTGTGGATATTTTATAGCGTTTTTTCTGAGAGCTGAAGCTGGatgcagggagagagaaagccCAAACTGCTGCACCGGCAGGAACAACGAGTGTTTCGAGTACAGCAAGAGGAAAACGGTGTGTTACTGTGATACCTACTGCCAGAAAACAGGAGACTGCTGCGAGGACTACCAGAGAGTGTGCCAAATATCTG CAGCCATTGACTGCGTGGTGGGATCATGGGGCCCCTGGTCATCATGCACATCTCCATGCGGAGTTGGCAGCACGGAGAGGAGTCGCCAAGTGTCCGTTCCTCCTAGAAACGGAGGCACGCCCTGCCCGGACCTCAAACAGCGCAGAGGATGCTTTGGAAACAACGCCATATGCAGCACGGCGAAAG AGGTGGCAAAGATCCTGCCTGATTCTTTTAAGAGGAACTTTAAGGACCCTTGGAGGCGACCACACATGCTGATGAAGGAGGAGAAGCCCAG TTACTGTGTGTACCTGCGGATGAAACAGGCCAGTGCAGCGTGTAAACTCAAACTGTGGAGCGCTCAGCTGGTGAGAGAGAGGCTGGTCTGTGCAGAGTGTCAGAGCGACGCCATGTCAAAGTCAGACCGCTGTGGAGGCGACGGCCTAGAGAGCACCAG AACGTTCTGGGCAGCAGCTTCAGTGCCGGGCTGTCACGGCTCCTGGATGCGAGAGTCGTCCTCCAAGGGCTGCCGGTGTCCTCCCTACTCGTTGCTCTTCGTGTGA
- the LOC141769836 gene encoding somatomedin-B and thrombospondin type-1 domain-containing protein isoform X2 has product MGAHHGWSSARLGFVLCGYFIAFFLRAEAGCRERESPNCCTGRNNECFEYSKRKTVCYCDTYCQKTGDCCEDYQRVCQISAIDCVVGSWGPWSSCTSPCGVGSTERSRQVSVPPRNGGTPCPDLKQRRGCFGNNAICSTAKEVAKILPDSFKRNFKDPWRRPHMLMKEEKPSYCVYLRMKQASAACKLKLWSAQLVRERLVCAECQSDAMSKSDRCGGDGLESTRTFWAAASVPGCHGSWMRESSSKGCRCPPYSLLFV; this is encoded by the exons ATGGGAGCGCATCATGGATGGAGCTCAGCGCGTCTCGGGTTCGTCCTCTGTGGATATTTTATAGCGTTTTTTCTGAGAGCTGAAGCTGGatgcagggagagagaaagccCAAACTGCTGCACCGGCAGGAACAACGAGTGTTTCGAGTACAGCAAGAGGAAAACGGTGTGTTACTGTGATACCTACTGCCAGAAAACAGGAGACTGCTGCGAGGACTACCAGAGAGTGTGCCAAATATCTG CCATTGACTGCGTGGTGGGATCATGGGGCCCCTGGTCATCATGCACATCTCCATGCGGAGTTGGCAGCACGGAGAGGAGTCGCCAAGTGTCCGTTCCTCCTAGAAACGGAGGCACGCCCTGCCCGGACCTCAAACAGCGCAGAGGATGCTTTGGAAACAACGCCATATGCAGCACGGCGAAAG AGGTGGCAAAGATCCTGCCTGATTCTTTTAAGAGGAACTTTAAGGACCCTTGGAGGCGACCACACATGCTGATGAAGGAGGAGAAGCCCAG TTACTGTGTGTACCTGCGGATGAAACAGGCCAGTGCAGCGTGTAAACTCAAACTGTGGAGCGCTCAGCTGGTGAGAGAGAGGCTGGTCTGTGCAGAGTGTCAGAGCGACGCCATGTCAAAGTCAGACCGCTGTGGAGGCGACGGCCTAGAGAGCACCAG AACGTTCTGGGCAGCAGCTTCAGTGCCGGGCTGTCACGGCTCCTGGATGCGAGAGTCGTCCTCCAAGGGCTGCCGGTGTCCTCCCTACTCGTTGCTCTTCGTGTGA